Proteins encoded together in one Coffea arabica cultivar ET-39 chromosome 2c, Coffea Arabica ET-39 HiFi, whole genome shotgun sequence window:
- the LOC113731879 gene encoding uncharacterized protein produces the protein MGVETPETGMVTSPVGIAMDFPVTDGAMSCSPPKMPSRLLRRMSDPKTSTPPTVEQIEAKLRHAHLRRQKFYEHLSSKARPKPRSPSQSSSDEDDRGQRLEAKLQAAEQKRLSILAEARMRLAKLDELRQAAKTGAEMRFRKERAELGTKMELRVQQAETNRMLILKAYKQRRAMLKERTSQSLLRRMARESKYKERIRAAICQKRAAAEKKRLGLLEAEKKRACARILQVRKVAKRISHQRETKRREIQNKLEDRLQRAKRQRAEYLMQRGRGHGSVRGNGKQIHEQADVLSRKLARCWRCFYKLRKTSLQLAKSYNALNINKSSVTALPFEKLALMIESGSTLKTTKALLDRLEIRYVLSRAFASTPSPSSWDDIDHLLKRVASPKRRATPRKSMGSREARKQGSSKQAPKTPPKLSRYQVRVVLCAYMILGHPASVFSGHGDREIALAESAEKFVREFELLVEIMLYGPRENSNNPDHASTRRLNFRSQLAAFDSAWCSYLNSFVLWKVKDAESLEEDLVRAACHLELSMIQTCKMTPEGESGSLTHDMKAIQRQVTEDQKLLREKVHHLSGDAGIKRMETAISETRTKYFQARENGSPVGSPFTDVSSPITASIPTSHPSLGTSEKSSTMNGNTQRPNNVARRLFGDKDNLSEVGADRQSHTSGVKMDLENDLIVNESVHGEQLVHDENISFADGSQNSMEEKVKETMKKAFWDGIIESVEQNEPNFGRIIELMREVRDEIRWMAPESWKGDISEVIDLDILSQVLSTGNLDMDYLGKILEFALVTVEKLSAPAHTEELKAKHRGFLEELAEMCRAGDASRKSHIIALVRGLRYVLDQIQTLKQEVSKARIRLLEPLLKGPAGLDFLRKAFIKHYGDPDDALTTLPLTMQWLLSVRDIKDQQWAEHTNILLQLIRSHESSSERSVPSTTLRTGGSFSVRSGNQASLVSSSATSSSGAECKGEKVDLMVRLGLLKLVSEISGITEASLPETLKLNFMRLRTVQARIQKIIVIATSILVLQQTFLSERIAISHGDTERIVLSSVRQLTDLLDMTKDAGIVEITELLTRVVDDCGSVDNTKLQSIKNIMARMLTKSLQAGDTIFSRISHAIYVASRGVVLGGSGTHGRELAEIALRQVGAASLLDEVVGAASVLVVAATVSMNVHGPWYARLLENV, from the exons ATGGGAGTGGAGACGCCGGAGACTGGAATGGTGACGTCACCGGTGGGAATAGCCATGGATTTTCCGGTGACCGATGGAGCCATGTCTTGTTCGCCGCCCAAGATGCCTTCCAGGCTTCTCCGGAGGATGTCCGACCCCAAAACTTCCACTCCTCCTACTGTTGAACAAATTGAAGCCAAGCTTCGTCACGCTCATCTTCGTCGCCAG aAATTTTACGAGCATTTATCAAGCAAGGCAAGGCCGAAGCCCAGAAGTCCTTCACAATCCTCATCTGACGAGGACGATCGTGGACAGCGTCTCGAGGCTAAGCTTCAAGCTGCTGAACAGAAAAG GTTGAGCATTCTAGCAGAGGCTCGGATGCGCCTTGCAAAGCTGGATGAGCTGCGGCAAGCAGCTAAAACTGGTGCAGAAATGCGTTTTAGGAAGGAAAGAGCTGAATTAGGCACAAAGATGGAATTGCGGGTTCAGCAGGCAGAAACTAATAGAATGCTTATCCTGAAGGCTTACAAGCAAAGGAGGGCCATGTTGAAGGAGAGGACATCTCAATCATTATTGCGAAGGATGGCTCGAGAGAGCAAGTATAAGGAGCGAATTCGTGCTGCTATCTGTCAAAAGCGTGCAGCTGCTGAGAAGAAGCGATTAGGTTTGCTGGAAGCTGAGAAAAAGAGGGCATGTGCAAGAATACTTCAAGTGCGAAAGGTAGCAAAGCGCATCTCTCACCAGCGGGAGACTAAGAGACGGGAAATACAAAACAAGTTGGAAGACAGGCTTCAACGG GCTAAGAGACAGAGAGCGGAATATTTGATGCAGAGAGGAAGGGGCCATGGTTCTGTTCGTGGTAATGGGAAACAAATCCATGAGCAGGCGGATGTTCTTTCTAGGAAATTGGCAAG GTGCTGGAGGTGCTTTTATAAGCTGAGGAAAACCAGTCTACAACTGGCAAAGTCCTACAATGCACTGAACATTAATAAGAGCTCTGTGACAGCATTGCCATTTGAGAAGCTGGCACTTATGATTGAATCAGGATCTACACTTAAGACGACAAAAGCTTTGCTTGACCGGCTTGAGATTCGATATGTATTGTCACGGGCGTTTGCTTCGACTCCTAGTCCTTCCAGTTGGGATGACATTGATCACCTTCTCAAGCGAGTAGCATCCCCGAAAAGGAGAGCTACACCCAGGAAATCTATGGGAAGTAGAGAGGCTAGGAAACAAGGCTCCAGCAAACAAGCACCCAAAACTCCTCCTAAATTATCTAGGTACCAAGTGAGAGTTGTGCTTTGTGCTTACATGATACTGGGCCACCCAGCCTCAGTTTTTAGTGGTCATGGAGATCGTGAAATTGCTCTGGCAGAGTCTGCTGAAAAATTTGTGAGGGAATTTGAGTTGTTGGTTGAAATTATGTTATATGGGCCTAGAGAGAATTCTAACAATCCTGATCATGCGTCAACAAGAAGATTGAACTTTAGGTCTCAGCTTGCAGCTTTCGATTCAGCATGGTGTTCTTATTTGAATAGCTTTGTTTTGTGGAAAGTGAAAGATGCCGAGTCTCTCGAGGAGGATTTAGTGAGAGCTGCTTGCCATCTCGAGCTTTCAATGATTCAGACTTGCAAGATGACTCCTGAGGGTGAGAGTGGTTCTCTTACTCATGATATGAAGGCTATACAGAGACAG GTAACAGAAGATCAGAAACTTTTGAGGGAGAAGGTTCATCATCTGAGTGGGGATGCTGGCATTAAACGTATGGAAACTGCAATTTCTGAAACAAGAACAAAATATTTTCAGGCAAGGGAGAATGGGAGTCCTGTTGGTTCACCTTTCACTGATGTTTCTTCTCCCATTACTGCTAGTATCCCAACTTCCCATCCTAGTCTTGGTACCTCAGAAAAAAGTAGCACTATGAATGGGAATACTCAAAGGCCAAATAATGTGGCGAGGAGATTATTTGGGGATAAAGATAATCTGAGTGAAGTTGGTGCTGACAGGCAGTCCCACACTTCTGGTGTGAAGATGGATTTGGAGAATGACTTGATTGTAAACGAAAGTGTTCATGGAGAGCAACTTGTACATGATGAAAACATTAGTTTTGCAGATGGCAGCCAAAACAGTATGGAG GAAAAGGTGAAAGAGACAATGAAGAAAGCTTTCTGGGATGGCATCATCGAATCAGTGGAACAGAATGAACCAAATTTTGGCCGCATTATTGAACTAATGAGGGAGGTCAGAGATGAAATTAGATGGATGGCGCCAGAGAGCTGGAAAGGAGATATTTCTGAAGTGATTGATCTGGACATTCTTTCTCAG GTATTGAGTACGGGTAATCTAGACATGGACTATCTTGGGAAGATTTTGGAGTTTGCACTGGTCACAGTAGAGAAGCTTTCTGCTCCGGCTCATACCGAAGAATTGAAGGCTAAACATCGTGGGTTTTTGGAAGAATTGGCTGAGATGTGTCGAGCTGGGGATGCATCAAGAAAGTCGCATATCATAGCACTTGTTAGGGGTTTGCGCTATGTATTAGACCAAATACAG ACACTCAAGCAAGAGGTCAGTAAAGCACGTATACGACTTCTCGAACCATTGCTCAAGGGACCTGCTGGTCTGGATTTTCTTAGGAAAGCTTTCATCAAACACTATGGGGATCCTGATGATGCCCTGACCACCTTACCACTGACAATGCAGTGGCTTTTGTCTGTAAGAGACATTAAAGACCAACAATGGGCCGAACACACTAATATTCTGTTGCAATTGATTAGAAGCCATGAATCCTCATCTGAAAGGTCGGTGCCTTCAACCACACTTCGAACTGGGGGAAGCTTTTCGGTGAGAAGTGGAAATCAAGCATCGCTAGTTTCTTCCTCTGCTACTAGCTCTTCAG GGGCAGAATGCAAGGGAGAAAAGGTGGATTTGATGGTGAGGCTTGGGTTGCTAAAGTTGGTTAGTGAGATCTCTGGTATAACCGAAGCAAGCTTGCCTGAAACCCTGAAGCTCAATTTTATGAGGTTGAGGACTGTTCAGGCTCGCATTCAGAAGATCATTGTAATTGCTACAAG CATCCTAGTCCTGCAGCAGACCTTTCTCAGTGAGAGAATCGCAATCAGCCATGGGGACACTGAGCGTATTGTCTTGAGTAGCGTTAGACAATTGACTGATCTCCTGGACATGACCAAGGATGCTGGTATCGTGGAGATCACTGAGTTACTAACTAGAGTTGTAGATGATTGTGGTTCTGTTGATAACACGAAGCTCCAATCGATAAAAAATATCATGGCTCGGATGTTAACCAAAAGCCTTCAAGCTGGGGATACTATTTTTAGTCGGATATCCCATGCAATCTATGTAGCTAGTAGAGGTGTTGTACTTGGTGGTAGTGGTACGCATGGAAGAGAATTAGCTGAGATTGCATTACGGCAAGTTGGTGCAGCTAGTCTTTTGGATGAGGTGGTTGGCGCTGCTTCAGTACTGGTGGTGGCAGCTACCGTGTCAATGAATGTTCATGGGCCATGGTATGCACGTTTGTTGGAGAACGTGTGA
- the LOC140035190 gene encoding uncharacterized protein isoform X1: MKFFSFSRLRLRNRRNPNPIPNFPAHPNPERHHAIPGETGTEEPEDDDDDEVVAGGTGSRGDGASREAVHFLDEEDDYRTAATSSSGWRTGDEDDEISSSGERYLAADSSSSRSSREGRGIFVNDGNSMNATASTTSSVAPTSLAVSEGKRNTDSPPTDDCCPICFGPFVVPCRASCGHWYCGGCILQYWDYGAALQPCNCPMCSRKITNLTPEASLVLQQQVEVAEVLKNVQKYNRLFVGGIYGFILKLLELPLYVRRMFQDMMNPDRPGAHLNKLRILAMLMGLLYTVSPFDFLRIGRQNVIDVFDYSAMALSFILYLVGLYLRRRRFQRVREMAAIQL, from the exons ATGAAGTTCTTCTCTTTCTCTCGCCTGCGTCTCAGGAATCGTCGTAACCCTAACCCTATCCCCAATTTTCCTGCGCATCCAAATCCAGAGCGGCATCATGCGATCCCTGGCGAAACCGGAACGGAAGAACCAGAAGACGACGACGACGATGAAGTCGTCGCCGGAGGAACAGGTAGCCGTGGAGATGGTGCAAGTCGAGAGGCTGTCCATTTCTTAGATGAGGAGGATGATTATAGAACGGCAGCAACGTCGTCGAGTGGGTGGAGAACTGGAGATGAGGATGATGAAATTTCTAGTAGTGGAGAGAGGTATTTGGCGGCGGATTCTTCTTCTTCGAGGTCTTCTAGGGAGGGTAGGGGAATATTTGTGAATGATGGGAATTCGATGAATGCTACGGCTTCTACGACCTCGTCGGTGGCGCCTACGAGTCTTGCAGTGTCAGAAGGGAAGAGAAATACGGATAGTCCGCCGACTGATGATTGCTGTCCTATTTGCTTTGGTCCCTTCGTCGTTCCATGTAGAGCTTCCTGTGGCCATTGGTATTGTG GAGGCTGCATTTTGCAGTATTGGGACTATGGTGCAGCACTTCAGCCTTGCAACTGCCCAATGTGCTCCCGTAAAATAACGAATTTGACACCTGAGGCATCCTTAGTCCTGCAACAGCAAGTTGAAGTAGCTGAAGTTTTaaaaaatgttcaaaagtaTAATCGTCTTTTTGTCGGAGGAATATATGGTTTCATTCTG AAGCTGCTTGAGTTGCCCCTTTATGTCAGGAGAATGTTTCAGGATATGATGAATCCTGATAGACCTGGGGCTCATCTCAACAAATTACGTATTCTTGCA atGCTTATGGGTCTTCTTTACACAGTCAGCCCCTTCGATTTCTTGCGTATAG GTAGACAAAATGTTATTGATGTTTTTGACTACTCAGCAATGGCCCTCTCATTCATCTTGTATCTAGTTGGCCTTTATCTCCGAAGAAGGCGCTTCCAGCGTGTGAGGGAGATGGCTGCTATCCAACTTTGA
- the LOC140035190 gene encoding uncharacterized protein isoform X2, giving the protein MKFFSFSRLRLRNRRNPNPIPNFPAHPNPERHHAIPGETGTEEPEDDDDDEVVAGGTGSRGDGASREAVHFLDEEDDYRTAATSSSGWRTGDEDDEISSSGERYLAADSSSSRSSREGRGIFVNDGNSMNATASTTSSVAPTSLAVSEGKRNTDSPPTDDCCPICFGPFVVPCRASCGHWYCGGCILQYWDYGAALQPCNCPMCSRKITNLTPEASLVLQQQVEVAEVLKNVQKYNRLFVGGIYGFILKLLELPLYVRRMFQDMMNPDRPGAHLNKLRILAVDKMLLMFLTTQQWPSHSSCI; this is encoded by the exons ATGAAGTTCTTCTCTTTCTCTCGCCTGCGTCTCAGGAATCGTCGTAACCCTAACCCTATCCCCAATTTTCCTGCGCATCCAAATCCAGAGCGGCATCATGCGATCCCTGGCGAAACCGGAACGGAAGAACCAGAAGACGACGACGACGATGAAGTCGTCGCCGGAGGAACAGGTAGCCGTGGAGATGGTGCAAGTCGAGAGGCTGTCCATTTCTTAGATGAGGAGGATGATTATAGAACGGCAGCAACGTCGTCGAGTGGGTGGAGAACTGGAGATGAGGATGATGAAATTTCTAGTAGTGGAGAGAGGTATTTGGCGGCGGATTCTTCTTCTTCGAGGTCTTCTAGGGAGGGTAGGGGAATATTTGTGAATGATGGGAATTCGATGAATGCTACGGCTTCTACGACCTCGTCGGTGGCGCCTACGAGTCTTGCAGTGTCAGAAGGGAAGAGAAATACGGATAGTCCGCCGACTGATGATTGCTGTCCTATTTGCTTTGGTCCCTTCGTCGTTCCATGTAGAGCTTCCTGTGGCCATTGGTATTGTG GAGGCTGCATTTTGCAGTATTGGGACTATGGTGCAGCACTTCAGCCTTGCAACTGCCCAATGTGCTCCCGTAAAATAACGAATTTGACACCTGAGGCATCCTTAGTCCTGCAACAGCAAGTTGAAGTAGCTGAAGTTTTaaaaaatgttcaaaagtaTAATCGTCTTTTTGTCGGAGGAATATATGGTTTCATTCTG AAGCTGCTTGAGTTGCCCCTTTATGTCAGGAGAATGTTTCAGGATATGATGAATCCTGATAGACCTGGGGCTCATCTCAACAAATTACGTATTCTTGCA GTAGACAAAATGTTATTGATGTTTTTGACTACTCAGCAATGGCCCTCTCATTCATCTTGTATCTAG